Proteins encoded by one window of Macaca fascicularis isolate 582-1 chromosome 10, T2T-MFA8v1.1:
- the SLC2A11 gene encoding solute carrier family 2, facilitated glucose transporter member 11 isoform X12 produces the protein MEDELEPSLRPRTQIQGRILLLTICAAGIGGTFQFGYNLSIINAPTSKSLLVNNIFVVLAAILFGFSRKAGSFEMIMLGRLLVGVSAGVSMNIQPMYLGESAPKELRGAVAMSSAIFTALGIVMGQVVGLRELLGDPQAWPLLLASCLVPGVLQLASLPLVPESPRYLLIDCGDTEACLAALRRLRGSGDLARELEELEEERAACQGCRARRPWELFQHRALRRQVTSLVVLGSAMELCGNDLMYAYASSVFQKAGVPEAKVQYATIGTGSCELLMAIVSCVAVERMGRRVLLIGGYSLMACWGSIFTVALCLQVAGVDEGWRVQARLTSTSPLPCPWQSSFPWTLYLAVACIFASILSFGIGPAGVTGILATELFDQMARPAACMVCGALMWIMLFLVSLGFPFIMEALSHFLYVPFLGVCVCGAIYTGLFLPETKGKTLQEISEELHRLNFPRRAQGPTWRSPEVIQSTEL, from the exons atggaggatgaACTGGAGCCGTCCTTACGACCTCGGACGCAG ATTCAGGGCAGGATCCTGCTCCTGACCATCTGTGCTGCTGGCATTGGTGGGACTTTTCAGTTTGGCTATAACCTGTCTATCATCAATGCCCCGACCTCG AAGTCCCTCCTGGTGAATAACATCTTTGTGGTGTTGGCAGCGATTCTGTTTGGATTCAGCCGCAAAGCAGGCTCCTTTGAGATGATCATGCTGGGAAGACTGCTTGTGGGAGTCAGTGCAG GCGTGAGCATGAATATCCAGCCCATGTACCTGGGGGAGAGCGCCCCTAAGGAGCTCCGAGGAGCTGTGGCCATGAGCTCAGCCATCTTTACCGCTCTGGGGATCGTGATGGGACAGGTGGTCGGACTCAG GGAGCTTCTAGGTGACCCTCAGGCCTGGCCTCTGCTGCTGGCCAGCTGCCTGGTGCCCGGGGTGCTGCAGCTCGCCTCCCTGCCTCTGGTCCCCGAGAGCCCACGCTACCTCCTCATTGACTGTGGAGACACCGAGGCCTGCCTGGCAG CACTACGGCGACTGCGGGGCTCAGGGGACTTGGCAAGGGAgctggaggagctggaggaggagcgCGCTGCCTGCCAGGGCTGCCGTGCCCGGCGCCCATGGGAGCTGTTCCAGCATCGGGCCCTGAGGAGACAGGTGACAAGCCTCGTGGTGCTGGGCAGTGCCATGGAGCTCTGCGGGAATGACTTG ATGTACGCCTACGCCTCCTCCGTGTTCCAGAAAGCAGGAGTGCCAGAAGCGAAAGTCCAGTATGCCACCATCGGGACTGGGAGCTGCGAGCTGCTCATGGCGATTGTTAGT TGTGTGGCAGTCGAGAGGATGGGTCGGCGCGTGCTGCTCATCGGTGGGTACAGCCTGATGGCCTGCTGGGGGAGCATCTTCACTGTGGCCCTGTGCCTGCAGGTAGCTGGCGTGGATGAGGGCTGGAGGGTCCAGGCCAGGCTAACTTCCACCTCACCCCTGCCCTGTCCATGGCAGAGCTCGTTCCCCTGGACACTCTACCTGGCCGTGGCCTGCATCTTTGCCTCCATCCTCAGCTTTGGCATTGGCCCTG CCGGGGTGACGGGGATCCTGGCCACAGAGCTGTTTGACCAGATGGCCAGGCCCGCTGCCTGCATGGTCTGCGGGGCGCTCATGTGGATCATGCTCTTCTTGGTCAGCCTGGGATTTCCCTTCATCATG GAGGCCTTGTCCCACTTTCTCTATGTCCCTTTCCTTGGTGTCTGTGTCTGTGGGGCCATCTACACTGGCCTGTTCCTTCCTGAGACCAAAGGCAAGACCCTCCAAGAGATCTCTGAAGAATTACACAGACTCAACTTCCCGAGGCGGGCCCAGGGCCCCACGTGGAGGAGCCCGGAGGTTATCCAGTCGACAGAACTCTAA
- the SLC2A11 gene encoding solute carrier family 2, facilitated glucose transporter member 11 isoform X24: protein MPRPRRPLWSTACRSLGHHAGKKSLLVNNIFVVLAAILFGFSRKAGSFEMIMLGRLLVGVSAGVSMNIQPMYLGESAPKELRGAVAMSSAIFTALGIVMGQVVGLRELLGDPQAWPLLLASCLVPGVLQLASLPLVPESPRYLLIDCGDTEACLAALRRLRGSGDLARELEELEEERAACQGCRARRPWELFQHRALRRQVTSLVVLGSAMELCGNDLMYAYASSVFQKAGVPEAKVQYATIGTGSCELLMAIVSVAGVDEGWRVQARLTSTSPLPCPWQSSFPWTLYLAVACIFASILSFGIGPAGVTGILATELFDQMARPAACMVCGALMWIMLFLVSLGFPFIMEALSHFLYVPFLGVCVCGAIYTGLFLPETKGKTLQEISEELHRLNFPRRAQGPTWRSPEVIQSTEL, encoded by the exons ATGCCCCGACCTCG GAGGCCTCTTTGGAGCACTGCTTGCAGGTCCCTTGGCCATCACGCTGGGAAG AAGTCCCTCCTGGTGAATAACATCTTTGTGGTGTTGGCAGCGATTCTGTTTGGATTCAGCCGCAAAGCAGGCTCCTTTGAGATGATCATGCTGGGAAGACTGCTTGTGGGAGTCAGTGCAG GCGTGAGCATGAATATCCAGCCCATGTACCTGGGGGAGAGCGCCCCTAAGGAGCTCCGAGGAGCTGTGGCCATGAGCTCAGCCATCTTTACCGCTCTGGGGATCGTGATGGGACAGGTGGTCGGACTCAG GGAGCTTCTAGGTGACCCTCAGGCCTGGCCTCTGCTGCTGGCCAGCTGCCTGGTGCCCGGGGTGCTGCAGCTCGCCTCCCTGCCTCTGGTCCCCGAGAGCCCACGCTACCTCCTCATTGACTGTGGAGACACCGAGGCCTGCCTGGCAG CACTACGGCGACTGCGGGGCTCAGGGGACTTGGCAAGGGAgctggaggagctggaggaggagcgCGCTGCCTGCCAGGGCTGCCGTGCCCGGCGCCCATGGGAGCTGTTCCAGCATCGGGCCCTGAGGAGACAGGTGACAAGCCTCGTGGTGCTGGGCAGTGCCATGGAGCTCTGCGGGAATGACTTG ATGTACGCCTACGCCTCCTCCGTGTTCCAGAAAGCAGGAGTGCCAGAAGCGAAAGTCCAGTATGCCACCATCGGGACTGGGAGCTGCGAGCTGCTCATGGCGATTGTTAGT GTAGCTGGCGTGGATGAGGGCTGGAGGGTCCAGGCCAGGCTAACTTCCACCTCACCCCTGCCCTGTCCATGGCAGAGCTCGTTCCCCTGGACACTCTACCTGGCCGTGGCCTGCATCTTTGCCTCCATCCTCAGCTTTGGCATTGGCCCTG CCGGGGTGACGGGGATCCTGGCCACAGAGCTGTTTGACCAGATGGCCAGGCCCGCTGCCTGCATGGTCTGCGGGGCGCTCATGTGGATCATGCTCTTCTTGGTCAGCCTGGGATTTCCCTTCATCATG GAGGCCTTGTCCCACTTTCTCTATGTCCCTTTCCTTGGTGTCTGTGTCTGTGGGGCCATCTACACTGGCCTGTTCCTTCCTGAGACCAAAGGCAAGACCCTCCAAGAGATCTCTGAAGAATTACACAGACTCAACTTCCCGAGGCGGGCCCAGGGCCCCACGTGGAGGAGCCCGGAGGTTATCCAGTCGACAGAACTCTAA
- the SLC2A11 gene encoding solute carrier family 2, facilitated glucose transporter member 11 isoform X20, protein MPRPRKKSLLVNNIFVVLAAILFGFSRKAGSFEMIMLGRLLVGVSAGVSMNIQPMYLGESAPKELRGAVAMSSAIFTALGIVMGQVVGLRELLGDPQAWPLLLASCLVPGVLQLASLPLVPESPRYLLIDCGDTEACLAALRRLRGSGDLARELEELEEERAACQGCRARRPWELFQHRALRRQVTSLVVLGSAMELCGNDLMYAYASSVFQKAGVPEAKVQYATIGTGSCELLMAIVSCVAVERMGRRVLLIGGYSLMACWGSIFTVALCLQVAGVDEGWRVQARLTSTSPLPCPWQSSFPWTLYLAVACIFASILSFGIGPAGVTGILATELFDQMARPAACMVCGALMWIMLFLVSLGFPFIMEALSHFLYVPFLGVCVCGAIYTGLFLPETKGKTLQEISEELHRLNFPRRAQGPTWRSPEVIQSTEL, encoded by the exons ATGCCCCGACCTCG GAAGAAGTCCCTCCTGGTGAATAACATCTTTGTGGTGTTGGCAGCGATTCTGTTTGGATTCAGCCGCAAAGCAGGCTCCTTTGAGATGATCATGCTGGGAAGACTGCTTGTGGGAGTCAGTGCAG GCGTGAGCATGAATATCCAGCCCATGTACCTGGGGGAGAGCGCCCCTAAGGAGCTCCGAGGAGCTGTGGCCATGAGCTCAGCCATCTTTACCGCTCTGGGGATCGTGATGGGACAGGTGGTCGGACTCAG GGAGCTTCTAGGTGACCCTCAGGCCTGGCCTCTGCTGCTGGCCAGCTGCCTGGTGCCCGGGGTGCTGCAGCTCGCCTCCCTGCCTCTGGTCCCCGAGAGCCCACGCTACCTCCTCATTGACTGTGGAGACACCGAGGCCTGCCTGGCAG CACTACGGCGACTGCGGGGCTCAGGGGACTTGGCAAGGGAgctggaggagctggaggaggagcgCGCTGCCTGCCAGGGCTGCCGTGCCCGGCGCCCATGGGAGCTGTTCCAGCATCGGGCCCTGAGGAGACAGGTGACAAGCCTCGTGGTGCTGGGCAGTGCCATGGAGCTCTGCGGGAATGACTTG ATGTACGCCTACGCCTCCTCCGTGTTCCAGAAAGCAGGAGTGCCAGAAGCGAAAGTCCAGTATGCCACCATCGGGACTGGGAGCTGCGAGCTGCTCATGGCGATTGTTAGT TGTGTGGCAGTCGAGAGGATGGGTCGGCGCGTGCTGCTCATCGGTGGGTACAGCCTGATGGCCTGCTGGGGGAGCATCTTCACTGTGGCCCTGTGCCTGCAGGTAGCTGGCGTGGATGAGGGCTGGAGGGTCCAGGCCAGGCTAACTTCCACCTCACCCCTGCCCTGTCCATGGCAGAGCTCGTTCCCCTGGACACTCTACCTGGCCGTGGCCTGCATCTTTGCCTCCATCCTCAGCTTTGGCATTGGCCCTG CCGGGGTGACGGGGATCCTGGCCACAGAGCTGTTTGACCAGATGGCCAGGCCCGCTGCCTGCATGGTCTGCGGGGCGCTCATGTGGATCATGCTCTTCTTGGTCAGCCTGGGATTTCCCTTCATCATG GAGGCCTTGTCCCACTTTCTCTATGTCCCTTTCCTTGGTGTCTGTGTCTGTGGGGCCATCTACACTGGCCTGTTCCTTCCTGAGACCAAAGGCAAGACCCTCCAAGAGATCTCTGAAGAATTACACAGACTCAACTTCCCGAGGCGGGCCCAGGGCCCCACGTGGAGGAGCCCGGAGGTTATCCAGTCGACAGAACTCTAA
- the SLC2A11 gene encoding solute carrier family 2, facilitated glucose transporter member 11 isoform X38, which translates to MPRPRKKSLLVNNIFVVLAAILFGFSRKAGSFEMIMLGRLLVGVSAGVSMNIQPMYLGESAPKELRGAVAMSSAIFTALGIVMGQVVGLRELLGDPQAWPLLLASCLVPGVLQLASLPLVPESPRYLLIDCGDTEACLAALRRLRGSGDLARELEELEEERAACQGCRARRPWELFQHRALRRQVTSLVVLGSAMELCGNDLMYAYASSVFQKAGVPEAKVQYATIGTGSCELLMAIVSCVAVERMGRRVLLIGGYSLMACWGSIFTVALCLQSSFPWTLYLAVACIFASILSFGIGPGGLVPLSLCPFPWCLCLWGHLHWPVPS; encoded by the exons ATGCCCCGACCTCG GAAGAAGTCCCTCCTGGTGAATAACATCTTTGTGGTGTTGGCAGCGATTCTGTTTGGATTCAGCCGCAAAGCAGGCTCCTTTGAGATGATCATGCTGGGAAGACTGCTTGTGGGAGTCAGTGCAG GCGTGAGCATGAATATCCAGCCCATGTACCTGGGGGAGAGCGCCCCTAAGGAGCTCCGAGGAGCTGTGGCCATGAGCTCAGCCATCTTTACCGCTCTGGGGATCGTGATGGGACAGGTGGTCGGACTCAG GGAGCTTCTAGGTGACCCTCAGGCCTGGCCTCTGCTGCTGGCCAGCTGCCTGGTGCCCGGGGTGCTGCAGCTCGCCTCCCTGCCTCTGGTCCCCGAGAGCCCACGCTACCTCCTCATTGACTGTGGAGACACCGAGGCCTGCCTGGCAG CACTACGGCGACTGCGGGGCTCAGGGGACTTGGCAAGGGAgctggaggagctggaggaggagcgCGCTGCCTGCCAGGGCTGCCGTGCCCGGCGCCCATGGGAGCTGTTCCAGCATCGGGCCCTGAGGAGACAGGTGACAAGCCTCGTGGTGCTGGGCAGTGCCATGGAGCTCTGCGGGAATGACTTG ATGTACGCCTACGCCTCCTCCGTGTTCCAGAAAGCAGGAGTGCCAGAAGCGAAAGTCCAGTATGCCACCATCGGGACTGGGAGCTGCGAGCTGCTCATGGCGATTGTTAGT TGTGTGGCAGTCGAGAGGATGGGTCGGCGCGTGCTGCTCATCGGTGGGTACAGCCTGATGGCCTGCTGGGGGAGCATCTTCACTGTGGCCCTGTGCCTGCAG AGCTCGTTCCCCTGGACACTCTACCTGGCCGTGGCCTGCATCTTTGCCTCCATCCTCAGCTTTGGCATTGGCCCTG GAGGCCTTGTCCCACTTTCTCTATGTCCCTTTCCTTGGTGTCTGTGTCTGTGGGGCCATCTACACTGGCCTGTTCCTTCCTGA
- the SLC2A11 gene encoding solute carrier family 2, facilitated glucose transporter member 11 isoform X28: MPRPRRPLWSTACRSLGHHAGKKSLLVNNIFVVLAAILFGFSRKAGSFEMIMLGRLLVGVSAGVSMNIQPMYLGESAPKELRGAVAMSSAIFTALGIVMGQVVGLRELLGDPQAWPLLLASCLVPGVLQLASLPLVPESPRYLLIDCGDTEACLAALRRLRGSGDLARELEELEEERAACQGCRARRPWELFQHRALRRQVTSLVVLGSAMELCGNDLMYAYASSVFQKAGVPEAKVQYATIGTGSCELLMAIVSCVAVERMGRRVLLIGGYSLMACWGSIFTVALCLQSSFPWTLYLAVACIFASILSFGIGPAGVTGILATELFDQMARPAACMVCGALMWIMLFLVSLGFPFIMTKGKTLQEISEELHRLNFPRRAQGPTWRSPEVIQSTEL, translated from the exons ATGCCCCGACCTCG GAGGCCTCTTTGGAGCACTGCTTGCAGGTCCCTTGGCCATCACGCTGGGAAG AAGTCCCTCCTGGTGAATAACATCTTTGTGGTGTTGGCAGCGATTCTGTTTGGATTCAGCCGCAAAGCAGGCTCCTTTGAGATGATCATGCTGGGAAGACTGCTTGTGGGAGTCAGTGCAG GCGTGAGCATGAATATCCAGCCCATGTACCTGGGGGAGAGCGCCCCTAAGGAGCTCCGAGGAGCTGTGGCCATGAGCTCAGCCATCTTTACCGCTCTGGGGATCGTGATGGGACAGGTGGTCGGACTCAG GGAGCTTCTAGGTGACCCTCAGGCCTGGCCTCTGCTGCTGGCCAGCTGCCTGGTGCCCGGGGTGCTGCAGCTCGCCTCCCTGCCTCTGGTCCCCGAGAGCCCACGCTACCTCCTCATTGACTGTGGAGACACCGAGGCCTGCCTGGCAG CACTACGGCGACTGCGGGGCTCAGGGGACTTGGCAAGGGAgctggaggagctggaggaggagcgCGCTGCCTGCCAGGGCTGCCGTGCCCGGCGCCCATGGGAGCTGTTCCAGCATCGGGCCCTGAGGAGACAGGTGACAAGCCTCGTGGTGCTGGGCAGTGCCATGGAGCTCTGCGGGAATGACTTG ATGTACGCCTACGCCTCCTCCGTGTTCCAGAAAGCAGGAGTGCCAGAAGCGAAAGTCCAGTATGCCACCATCGGGACTGGGAGCTGCGAGCTGCTCATGGCGATTGTTAGT TGTGTGGCAGTCGAGAGGATGGGTCGGCGCGTGCTGCTCATCGGTGGGTACAGCCTGATGGCCTGCTGGGGGAGCATCTTCACTGTGGCCCTGTGCCTGCAG AGCTCGTTCCCCTGGACACTCTACCTGGCCGTGGCCTGCATCTTTGCCTCCATCCTCAGCTTTGGCATTGGCCCTG CCGGGGTGACGGGGATCCTGGCCACAGAGCTGTTTGACCAGATGGCCAGGCCCGCTGCCTGCATGGTCTGCGGGGCGCTCATGTGGATCATGCTCTTCTTGGTCAGCCTGGGATTTCCCTTCATCATG ACCAAAGGCAAGACCCTCCAAGAGATCTCTGAAGAATTACACAGACTCAACTTCCCGAGGCGGGCCCAGGGCCCCACGTGGAGGAGCCCGGAGGTTATCCAGTCGACAGAACTCTAA
- the SLC2A11 gene encoding solute carrier family 2, facilitated glucose transporter member 11 isoform X32 — MPRPRRPLWSTACRSLGHHAGKKSLLVNNIFVVLAAILFGFSRKAGSFEMIMLGRLLVGVSAGVSMNIQPMYLGESAPKELRGAVAMSSAIFTALGIVMGQVVGLRELLGDPQAWPLLLASCLVPGVLQLASLPLVPESPRYLLIDCGDTEACLAALRRLRGSGDLARELEELEEERAACQGCRARRPWELFQHRALRRQVTSLVVLGSAMELCGNDLMYAYASSVFQKAGVPEAKVQYATIGTGSCELLMAIVSCVAVERMGRRVLLIGGYSLMACWGSIFTVALCLQVAGVDEGWRVQARLTSTSPLPCPWQSSFPWTLYLAVACIFASILSFGIGPGGLVPLSLCPFPWCLCLWGHLHWPVPS; from the exons ATGCCCCGACCTCG GAGGCCTCTTTGGAGCACTGCTTGCAGGTCCCTTGGCCATCACGCTGGGAAG AAGTCCCTCCTGGTGAATAACATCTTTGTGGTGTTGGCAGCGATTCTGTTTGGATTCAGCCGCAAAGCAGGCTCCTTTGAGATGATCATGCTGGGAAGACTGCTTGTGGGAGTCAGTGCAG GCGTGAGCATGAATATCCAGCCCATGTACCTGGGGGAGAGCGCCCCTAAGGAGCTCCGAGGAGCTGTGGCCATGAGCTCAGCCATCTTTACCGCTCTGGGGATCGTGATGGGACAGGTGGTCGGACTCAG GGAGCTTCTAGGTGACCCTCAGGCCTGGCCTCTGCTGCTGGCCAGCTGCCTGGTGCCCGGGGTGCTGCAGCTCGCCTCCCTGCCTCTGGTCCCCGAGAGCCCACGCTACCTCCTCATTGACTGTGGAGACACCGAGGCCTGCCTGGCAG CACTACGGCGACTGCGGGGCTCAGGGGACTTGGCAAGGGAgctggaggagctggaggaggagcgCGCTGCCTGCCAGGGCTGCCGTGCCCGGCGCCCATGGGAGCTGTTCCAGCATCGGGCCCTGAGGAGACAGGTGACAAGCCTCGTGGTGCTGGGCAGTGCCATGGAGCTCTGCGGGAATGACTTG ATGTACGCCTACGCCTCCTCCGTGTTCCAGAAAGCAGGAGTGCCAGAAGCGAAAGTCCAGTATGCCACCATCGGGACTGGGAGCTGCGAGCTGCTCATGGCGATTGTTAGT TGTGTGGCAGTCGAGAGGATGGGTCGGCGCGTGCTGCTCATCGGTGGGTACAGCCTGATGGCCTGCTGGGGGAGCATCTTCACTGTGGCCCTGTGCCTGCAGGTAGCTGGCGTGGATGAGGGCTGGAGGGTCCAGGCCAGGCTAACTTCCACCTCACCCCTGCCCTGTCCATGGCAGAGCTCGTTCCCCTGGACACTCTACCTGGCCGTGGCCTGCATCTTTGCCTCCATCCTCAGCTTTGGCATTGGCCCTG GAGGCCTTGTCCCACTTTCTCTATGTCCCTTTCCTTGGTGTCTGTGTCTGTGGGGCCATCTACACTGGCCTGTTCCTTCCTGA
- the SLC2A11 gene encoding solute carrier family 2, facilitated glucose transporter member 11 isoform X35 has product MPRPRKKSLLVNNIFVVLAAILFGFSRKAGSFEMIMLGRLLVGVSAGVSMNIQPMYLGESAPKELRGAVAMSSAIFTALGIVMGQVVGLRELLGDPQAWPLLLASCLVPGVLQLASLPLVPESPRYLLIDCGDTEACLAALRRLRGSGDLARELEELEEERAACQGCRARRPWELFQHRALRRQVTSLVVLGSAMELCGNDLMYAYASSVFQKAGVPEAKVQYATIGTGSCELLMAIVSCVAVERMGRRVLLIGGYSLMACWGSIFTVALCLQVAGVDEGWRVQARLTSTSPLPCPWQSSFPWTLYLAVACIFASILSFGIGPGGLVPLSLCPFPWCLCLWGHLHWPVPS; this is encoded by the exons ATGCCCCGACCTCG GAAGAAGTCCCTCCTGGTGAATAACATCTTTGTGGTGTTGGCAGCGATTCTGTTTGGATTCAGCCGCAAAGCAGGCTCCTTTGAGATGATCATGCTGGGAAGACTGCTTGTGGGAGTCAGTGCAG GCGTGAGCATGAATATCCAGCCCATGTACCTGGGGGAGAGCGCCCCTAAGGAGCTCCGAGGAGCTGTGGCCATGAGCTCAGCCATCTTTACCGCTCTGGGGATCGTGATGGGACAGGTGGTCGGACTCAG GGAGCTTCTAGGTGACCCTCAGGCCTGGCCTCTGCTGCTGGCCAGCTGCCTGGTGCCCGGGGTGCTGCAGCTCGCCTCCCTGCCTCTGGTCCCCGAGAGCCCACGCTACCTCCTCATTGACTGTGGAGACACCGAGGCCTGCCTGGCAG CACTACGGCGACTGCGGGGCTCAGGGGACTTGGCAAGGGAgctggaggagctggaggaggagcgCGCTGCCTGCCAGGGCTGCCGTGCCCGGCGCCCATGGGAGCTGTTCCAGCATCGGGCCCTGAGGAGACAGGTGACAAGCCTCGTGGTGCTGGGCAGTGCCATGGAGCTCTGCGGGAATGACTTG ATGTACGCCTACGCCTCCTCCGTGTTCCAGAAAGCAGGAGTGCCAGAAGCGAAAGTCCAGTATGCCACCATCGGGACTGGGAGCTGCGAGCTGCTCATGGCGATTGTTAGT TGTGTGGCAGTCGAGAGGATGGGTCGGCGCGTGCTGCTCATCGGTGGGTACAGCCTGATGGCCTGCTGGGGGAGCATCTTCACTGTGGCCCTGTGCCTGCAGGTAGCTGGCGTGGATGAGGGCTGGAGGGTCCAGGCCAGGCTAACTTCCACCTCACCCCTGCCCTGTCCATGGCAGAGCTCGTTCCCCTGGACACTCTACCTGGCCGTGGCCTGCATCTTTGCCTCCATCCTCAGCTTTGGCATTGGCCCTG GAGGCCTTGTCCCACTTTCTCTATGTCCCTTTCCTTGGTGTCTGTGTCTGTGGGGCCATCTACACTGGCCTGTTCCTTCCTGA
- the SLC2A11 gene encoding solute carrier family 2, facilitated glucose transporter member 11 isoform X27, producing the protein MPRPRKKSLLVNNIFVVLAAILFGFSRKAGSFEMIMLGRLLVGVSAGVSMNIQPMYLGESAPKELRGAVAMSSAIFTALGIVMGQVVGLRELLGDPQAWPLLLASCLVPGVLQLASLPLVPESPRYLLIDCGDTEACLAALRRLRGSGDLARELEELEEERAACQGCRARRPWELFQHRALRRQVTSLVVLGSAMELCGNDLMYAYASSVFQKAGVPEAKVQYATIGTGSCELLMAIVSVAGVDEGWRVQARLTSTSPLPCPWQSSFPWTLYLAVACIFASILSFGIGPAGVTGILATELFDQMARPAACMVCGALMWIMLFLVSLGFPFIMEALSHFLYVPFLGVCVCGAIYTGLFLPETKGKTLQEISEELHRLNFPRRAQGPTWRSPEVIQSTEL; encoded by the exons ATGCCCCGACCTCG GAAGAAGTCCCTCCTGGTGAATAACATCTTTGTGGTGTTGGCAGCGATTCTGTTTGGATTCAGCCGCAAAGCAGGCTCCTTTGAGATGATCATGCTGGGAAGACTGCTTGTGGGAGTCAGTGCAG GCGTGAGCATGAATATCCAGCCCATGTACCTGGGGGAGAGCGCCCCTAAGGAGCTCCGAGGAGCTGTGGCCATGAGCTCAGCCATCTTTACCGCTCTGGGGATCGTGATGGGACAGGTGGTCGGACTCAG GGAGCTTCTAGGTGACCCTCAGGCCTGGCCTCTGCTGCTGGCCAGCTGCCTGGTGCCCGGGGTGCTGCAGCTCGCCTCCCTGCCTCTGGTCCCCGAGAGCCCACGCTACCTCCTCATTGACTGTGGAGACACCGAGGCCTGCCTGGCAG CACTACGGCGACTGCGGGGCTCAGGGGACTTGGCAAGGGAgctggaggagctggaggaggagcgCGCTGCCTGCCAGGGCTGCCGTGCCCGGCGCCCATGGGAGCTGTTCCAGCATCGGGCCCTGAGGAGACAGGTGACAAGCCTCGTGGTGCTGGGCAGTGCCATGGAGCTCTGCGGGAATGACTTG ATGTACGCCTACGCCTCCTCCGTGTTCCAGAAAGCAGGAGTGCCAGAAGCGAAAGTCCAGTATGCCACCATCGGGACTGGGAGCTGCGAGCTGCTCATGGCGATTGTTAGT GTAGCTGGCGTGGATGAGGGCTGGAGGGTCCAGGCCAGGCTAACTTCCACCTCACCCCTGCCCTGTCCATGGCAGAGCTCGTTCCCCTGGACACTCTACCTGGCCGTGGCCTGCATCTTTGCCTCCATCCTCAGCTTTGGCATTGGCCCTG CCGGGGTGACGGGGATCCTGGCCACAGAGCTGTTTGACCAGATGGCCAGGCCCGCTGCCTGCATGGTCTGCGGGGCGCTCATGTGGATCATGCTCTTCTTGGTCAGCCTGGGATTTCCCTTCATCATG GAGGCCTTGTCCCACTTTCTCTATGTCCCTTTCCTTGGTGTCTGTGTCTGTGGGGCCATCTACACTGGCCTGTTCCTTCCTGAGACCAAAGGCAAGACCCTCCAAGAGATCTCTGAAGAATTACACAGACTCAACTTCCCGAGGCGGGCCCAGGGCCCCACGTGGAGGAGCCCGGAGGTTATCCAGTCGACAGAACTCTAA